Part of the Ptychodera flava strain L36383 unplaced genomic scaffold, AS_Pfla_20210202 Scaffold_52__1_contigs__length_894533_pilon, whole genome shotgun sequence genome, TGATTGACAGTCAGGGTCAGAGGTCGTGTGCGTGAAAAGGAAAATTCCACCTATTGTTCTACTGCCAACTGCACAAGCAAGCTGTCTGCTGGTTCGTCGGCTTGAGTCTGACCTGAGAGCTGACAAATCTAGGGGAAACCCCCtcgcatgtaaacaaacaatcaaactaAATGAAAAGATTGGCGTGAGATATAAACCAGCAATTTACGGAAAGGGGAAAATGATTACTTTATGCGATGTGGAGAAAGGGAGGTTTaatcgacaaactgaatacattttgaagaaagaaaaaaaaactgagtGTGTATTATTTGGCGATTAATTTTTTGCATTGGAAGGGGTCATGTAAATGCAATCGTGATATCCGGCCAATTGTACTGAGGAGGTTTATAGctttgtgacattatttttttttgttgatttgtgcAATCAAAGTATAGCCTCTACCACtataaaattttaatgaatttgcaTTCACTTCTGAATCAGTAAAGTAAATGATGCATCGATGCAGGACTTTGCAAAATTGACAAACACAGATGTACAATTCTTCAGTCTGTGAGCCACTGTGCTGAAtatgaagatatacagatttaTATAGGCAGTGCACAGTATACAAGAGTGTATAGTGCCAACAGTTCTGGCCAGTATTTTGTATTGAACTCAGCTTGTATATTTAGTGTTTTATGAAACACAACACAACCCCCCTCCCGCCCCTTtgaatggaatattttttttttatattttcccaAACTTTTCTCTGTGTTAAAAATAAGAATATGggttgttttactgtttaaatatttatttgttgattttattcTTATCAGGACAACACTGCCTCTGAGagtgatcatgatgatgaagGAAGGGAAAAAGATCATCATAATGAATATTATGTAAGTGTACAATATTtccacattttattttttttattttttttttatttttaggtaATACATAGCAAATACTCAGTTAACTTCATATATGATAAGAGGTCAACATGTATTTGTCTTTgacacaaaaaagtaaaagcaagcacacacatatattttgatttatcatgatgacatttatttttttctaggTTATGATtagtattattttcattatggTATTTCTGTGGGAGTAAATGAAGCAATTTTTTTGTCCCTTCATTTTAGGCAAAGAGCACAGCAACCAAAGAAGCAATATATCAGGCTGAGAAAAAATGTAATGATGGTGAAGAGTACATGGGATTTTCCTTGGGGTGAAGAAATTGGGGATAGTGAAGAAAACAGCCACAGCAATGTGAACTCAGATCCGTCACgcggtagtagtagtagtagtagtagtagtagtagtagtagtagtagtagtagtgaaGAAAACAGCTGTAGCAATTTGAACTCAGATTCTTCACAcgatagtagtagtagtagtagctgTAGTAGTTATGACAGTAATTATTTAGGCACTCAAAGTTTCAATGACAAATTAAAAACTCTAATCAATCAATATACTCCCCATTCCCCCTTAAATACTGATGATAGTGTAAATTCAAAGGATTCTCCCACCCCCATGAATACCCAAGAATTCAATGCAAAATGGCAGATTCTTATTGCAAATAGCCGTTGCCCTCCTTCCTCTCAAAGTTCCACCACCactacatcatcatcatcatcatctccatCACATCCAATAAGTCAAATTGGTCAGGGGTCAATAGATGACATGCCACCAGATGACTCGTCAGCAGATGAAGACGTCGGGGCTGAGTACTATCAAATCACTCGCGTCCGAGAACGTCAAGTACAAAAATTCAATGCTTTAGCGCATGATTATGAAATCAAATTCAATGATATTAAACCAGTTCGTGGTTTCATACAAGTCATGTCAGTACTACAAGACGTCTTTCGAAGCATCCTCGACAGGCTGACTAATGGTATCCCTGAAAGAGACCGTGTGCGAATTACTCTGGAAAGTCCATCACTTCCCTATCAAATTTGGTTACCTTTCTCACCTGTGCAAGAGCTTACAGTCGACAGGGTATTGGGTGAAATTGAACGGGTGCTGCAATCATACGAAGAGTTCACTCTTGATGAAACATCTACATCAACTTCATTCATGTACACATGCCTCAGGGGGCAGGAAAGGATTGGAGAAGGAGACCTGTCAACATTGCCCGTCGACTCCGATTGATGAGGAGTGTCATCCGCATCGCTAACAACGATGAACTGTGCTGTGCAAGGGCAATAGTGACGGCAATTGCTCACATCAATCGCAACAGTGATCCTGAATGGGACTCAGTACGAAGGGGACGGCAGGCACAGACAAGACGTGCAGCTGAACTCATCACTCAGGCAGGTATTCCACCAGGGCCATGTGGAAATGAAGAACTCGACAAGTTGCAAGCTGCCGTACCATTATACAGGATCCATGTCATTTCTGATGAGAAATCTGGTACACTTATTTATCAGGGACGTGACACTGCAGAACACAACATATACTTGTACCATCATGACAACCACTATGATGTGGTGACGTCATGCCTGCATTTTTGAAGAAAGCCCACTATTGTCACAACTGCAACACAGCATACGAACACAAGCATGACATGTTTGTGAAGTTTTCTGCAAATATTGCCGTACTCCCTCCATCTGTCCGCCTGCTGATGATAAAATCTACTGTAAAGACTGTCATCGTTACTTTCTTGGTCAGCAGTGTTTCAACAATCACAATGCAACAAGTGGTCATGCTGTAAACACTGTATGTCAGGTCATCCGTCGTTGCAAGTTGTGTGGTGTAACCATCAATTGGGAAAAGAGAAGTAAAAAGAAGAAACATCGTTGTGGTGAGAAATACTGCAGAGTCTGCAAACAATACGAAGACAGTGACCACTTGTGTTTTATCCAGCCTATTGgcaaaaaaagaagaagaggACCGGCACAGTAGATAGCAGTGATGATCAGGGTGATGTGTTCGACTTCGAAGTCCAAGAAGATGATGAAGAAGATAGTGAAGAAGAAATGAAGTATTATTTCTTCGACTTTGAATGTACCCAAGATGGTGGAGTCCATGTCCCGAATTTTTGCATCGTCCAGTCTGAGTCTTGCTCAGAGCAAGTTTTCCATGGTCCTAACACTAAACAAGAATTCTGTGATTGGGCACTTTCTGAAGAAAACTCCCCCGGCACTTTCATAGCACACAATCTTCAAGGATATGATGGTCAGTTCATTTTGCAGTACTGCCATGAGAATAATGTTCAACCTGAAGTCATTATCAATGGAACCAAAATCATCCGCATTTTCATCCCCAGTTTAAATATCAAATTCATCGACTCCTACAATTTCCTCCCAGTGGCGTTGGCTCAACTTCCCGACATGTTTGAACTGGCTGAACTGCACAAAGGTTACTTTCCCCATTTCTTCAACACAGCGGAGAATCAAGAATACATCGGACCTCTCCCAGATGCACAATACTACGGTCCTGATGGTATGAAACAACATCAGAGAGAAAAATTCCTGAGATGGTACGAAGAAGAGCGATCTAAAAACCATCCTTTCAACCTGAAACAAGAACTTGAGAACTACTGTAGAAGCGATGTAGACATCTTAAGGAGGagttgtttgaaatttcaagatatGTTCAAACAACAGAATGGTGTGGATCCATTCAGGGATTGTGTGACCATCGCATCAGCCTGCAATGTTGTTCTACGCAGGAATTTTCTCGAGAAAGATACCATCGGGATCATTCCAGATCACGGCTACATCCACCGACGAAATCAATCTGTCATTGCACTGCAGTGGTTGGAGTGGCTTGCATATAAGAAGAATGTCAACATTCAACATGTATACAACGGGGGTGAGAAGAAAATTGATCGATATTGGCTAGATGGGTATGATGAAGCAAACAACACTGCTTATGAGATGCACGGTTGCTACTACCATGGTTGTCCGCGATGTTACGAAGACGATGATATCGTCAACACCAAACTAGAGAAGACCATGGGTGATCTCTACCAATGTACCCTCGACAAGATGCGATTTCTACGCACCAATGGCTTCAATGTGATCGAAATGTGGGAATGTGACTTTAAGAGAGATATTCACGAAAACCAAGACCTGCAAGAATTCATCAAGTCACTTGATCTACAGGAGCCTCTTTATCCACGGGATGCCTTCTATGGTGGTAGAACCAATGCAACGAGACTTTACCATGAGTGTGAGGGTAACGAAGAGATTCACTATGTCGATTTCACAAGCCTCTACCCTTATGTCAACAAGTACTGTAAGTACCCCATCAAGCATCCGGAAGTCCGCACCAAGAACATCATACTGCCTGTTCAGTGGTACTTTGGTGTTGCCAGATGTCGAGTGTTGCCACCACGGCAACTTTACTTTCCTGTTCTGCCCCTCAGAGTGGATAAGAAACTGATGTTTCCCCTATGCAGAAGCTGTGCGGATACCAAACAGCAGGCACCGTGTGAACATAGCGATGACCAACGATCCTTTGTGGGAACTTGGACAACGCCAGAGTTAGCAAAAGCTGTGGAGAAGGGGTACAAAGTCGTCAAAGTGTTTGAGGTGTGGCACTACCGAGAAAGTGAAGAGTACAACAGAGAGTCTCAAACAGGTGGGCTGTTCACCGATTACATCAATACCTTCTTAAAGTTGAAACAAGAGAGCAGTGGTTGGCCTTCATGGTGTCAGACGGAAGATGACCAAGACCGATACATCCGTGAGTACCATGAGAGAGAAGGTATCCTACTTGACAAGACTAAGATTCATCGAAATCCAGGTCAGCGAGCATTGGCAAAACTGATGCTGAATTCCATGTGGGGCAAGTTTGCTCAACGTAACAACTTTCCACAGCTTCAGTACATCCAAGAACCTGCAGAACTCTTCCGGTTACTCACAAGTGAGCAACACACCGTCAACAACTTGTCTTTTGTCAACGATAACATGGTCGCTGTACAACATTCACTTCGGGATGAATTTGTCGAAGGTGCCGTTAATACAAATGTTGTCATCGCAGCATTCACCACAGCCTATGCCCGCCTGAAGTTGTATGATCTTCTTGAAGCCATTGGTGAGCGTGTCTTGTACTTTGATACCGATTCTGTCATCTTTGTCAGCAAGTCAGACATGTATGAACCACCTCTGGGTGACTACTTAGGTGATCTCACCAGCGAACTTGAACCTCCAGGCAATTACATTACCAAGTTTGTGTCCGGTGGAGCCAAAAACTATGCCTTCTGTCTAGCACAACCCGACAGGAAGGGAAAACCGCACTCTTGTAAAGTCAGAGGGATCACCTTAAATACCGCAACAGTTTAAACATCAACTTTGATGCCATCACTCGTCTGGTCACCACTTGTCCATCATCAACCATCACAGTGAATGACCCCGCCAAAATCCGACGTGTTGGATGTGATGTTGTCACAAAAAGTGAAAGTAAAAAATATGCCCTAGTTTATGATAAGAGAGCATtaattgaaattacaaaacCCTTCCCTATGGATATTAAAACTGTACTTTGTCCATGAAACACTCCTCCccccaccaaaaaaaaaaaaaaatgagaaacatCAATTGAGGGATGCCAACAAATGTTTGGCAAAtgcttttcttcatattttcctcTCCCACCCAATCAAGCAGTTTCCAATactttgtaagaaaaaaaaaaaaaaggcatGGTAATTATAATTGTAATTCAATAGGCTTTGTTGATAATAtcattcaaagaaaaaacaaattcaaGTTATCAAGTTGTATGTTAATAATTTTGGTGAAgctgttttcacaatttaattggataaattgcaaaaaacaaaattgaaatcttcCTGATCAGTTTTGTGGCAATGGTATTCTGATTATTCTATCTGTTAGAGTTGTATaattcattcactttcactttcaaagtcTTGGAATGTATGTATTTGATATTTGGAGAATTTGTAAATGCAAGAAAAGAGACAAgaagttaaattttatttccccccttttaaattttaaatattgaagACGACAGACCAACAGTTTGTTCAATTTTTCCTTTAACAGAATTATCTGTAGATTTCAACTTTCATCTTTCGAAGGTCTTTTTGTATGTTGTAtgtcaacaaacaaaaacaaaacgatTATGGTTAaaccttttttttttgtcaaggaATGTAATAAACGCAAATCAACTttgttaatttaaaaaaaaattcagaggctggtttgaattcatttgttgatgtttgtgtATAAACATTAGCTGAATGcgtaaacatgtatgtatgtttgtatgtgtgtgtgtcgtcTCTTCACAAGACTTCACCCAAAGGCCAAAAAGTAGGCCCGACTGCCCCGAGGGCCAGCGAAGAAGATTGCTCTTGGTCAATGAGTTACATCACACTTCATTTGGGTATAACACCCCCCTACAAACACTTTGAGGCCCTCTTGCCCCTCGGGCCTTTTTTTTTGCCCTCCCTCTGTCAAGAAATGAGAACATCCTTAAGCTTTCCTGTATAAGTTTGTACTGTTTCAGCCTAACACTCATTTGGCGTGATGGGTCTCATTCTGCAAACACTCTTGAAGCTGATCATCAATAATCGAGATTTCTCCAATCCTATGTTCTTCCTGTATTTGTGTGTGCTGCCATACATCATCtatgataaacttttcaaaaggaAGCCAGTCTCATG contains:
- the LOC139128404 gene encoding uncharacterized protein; this encodes MRSVIRIANNDELCCARAIVTAIAHINRNSDPEWDSVRRGRQAQTRRAAELITQAGIPPGPCGNEELDKLQAAVPLYRIHVISDEKSAYWQKKKKRTGTVDSSDDQGDVFDFEVQEDDEEDSEEEMKYYFFDFECTQDGGVHVPNFCIVQSESCSEQVFHGPNTKQEFCDWALSEENSPGTFIAHNLQGYDGQFILQYCHENNVQPEVIINGTKIIRIFIPSLNIKFIDSYNFLPVALAQLPDMFELAELHKGYFPHFFNTAENQEYIGPLPDAQYYGPDGMKQHQREKFLRWYEEERSKNHPFNLKQELENYCRSDVDILRRSCLKFQDMFKQQNGVDPFRDCVTIASACNVVLRRNFLEKDTIGIIPDHGYIHRRNQSVIALQWLEWLAYKKNVNIQHVYNGGEKKIDRYWLDGYDEANNTAYEMHGCYYHGCPRCYEDDDIVNTKLEKTMGDLYQCTLDKMRFLRTNGFNVIEMWECDFKRDIHENQDLQEFIKSLDLQEPLYPRDAFYGGRTNATRLYHECEGNEEIHYVDFTSLYPYVNKYCKYPIKHPEVRTKNIILPVQWYFGVARCRVLPPRQLYFPVLPLRVDKKLMFPLCRSCADTKQQAPCEHSDDQRSFVGTWTTPELAKAVEKGYKVVKVFEVWHYRESEEYNRESQTGGLFTDYINTFLKLKQESSGWPSWCQTEDDQDRYIREYHEREGILLDKTKIHRNPGQRALAKLMLNSMWGKFAQRNNFPQLQYIQEPAELFRLLTSEQHTVNNLSFVNDNMVAVQHSLRDEFVEGAVNTNVVIAAFTTAYARLKLYDLLEAIGERVLYFDTDSVIFVSKSDMYEPPLGDYLGDLTSELEPPGNYITKFVSGGAKNYAFCLAQPDRKGKPHSCKVRGITLNTATV